TTCTCCAACGAGAAGATGGCCTGCAGGCGTTCTCGGCGAGCGAGCCAGGCGGCCCGCAGTAATATCAAGGCGATGATGGCGCACAACCCATACAGCCAGACGCTGTACTGCTGGACAAGGCGGATGAAAACGGCCATTCCCTCGTGGGCCTCCCACGGATATGTAATGAACGGTCTAGCTCGGGTACAGCCGGCGCAGGACGCCGCGGATCACGGCGCGCAGGCGCGGGGCAATTTGCCGGCCGGCCTCCAGCACCTCCTCATGGCTGGCCTCGCGCCGCTCGTCAGGGTCGAAAATGGCCAGGTTGCTGATGCCAGAGATTCCCAGCACCCGCATGCCGCCGTGCCGCGCCACGGTCACTTCCGGCACGGTGGACATCCCGACGGCATCCCCGCCGATGGAGCGCAGGAAGCGCAGTTCCGCCGGCGTCTCGAAAGACGGGCCGGCCAGCCCCACATATACCCCTTTGTGCAGGGGGACGCCGGCCTCCTGGGCCGCTTCCAAGGCCAGCCGGATCAGCTCCCGGTCATAGGCGTGCGTCATGTCCGGGAAGCGGGGACCCAGGCGCTCGTCATTGGGACCGCGCAGGGGGTTCAGGCCGGTCAGGTTGGTGAAGCCGATGTGGTCGGTGATGACCATCAGGTCGCCGACGCGGAAGTCCGGGTTCAGGCCGCCGGCGGCGTTGGTGACGATGAGGGTGTCCACGCCCAGGAGCTGGAGCACCCGCACCGGGAAGGCCACCTGGGCCATGGTGACCCCTTCATAATAATGGGCGCGGCCTTGGAGACAGAGAATGGGCACGTTTTCCAGCGTCCCACACACCAGCCGGCCCATATGTCCCTCAATGGAGGGTCGGGGGAAGTGGGGAATCTCCGCATAGGGGATGACCGCCTGCGCGGCGATATCGTCCGCTAGCGGATTGACGCCGGAACCCAGGATCAGTCCAACGCGTGCGGGGACGGGGAAACGCTCCCGGATGACGCCGGCGGCGCGCTGATAATCCTCATAGGTGAAGTGCTCTGTCACGTTCCAACTCCTTCTGCGCCTGGGGCAGGAAATCCATCCCCATTATACGGGCCAGGGACATATGGGTCAAAGAAAGGGGCGCGTCACGGCGGCCGGCGCCTCCCCATAGACGCCGGCGCACTCTATCTGGTTCCCAATCTCTGCACGAAGGCCTGCACCGCCTCCAGGAACGCCGCTGGACATTCCTCCTGCGCCACATGACCGCAGTTTGGGATGACGACCAGTTCGGCGTGCGGCAGTTCGCCGGCCAGCCGGATGCTCTGCTCCGTCGGCACCACGCGGTCATCGTCGCCCGTGATGACCAGCGCCGGCATGGTCAGCTCGTGCAGTCTACGCTCCAGATGCAGGGGCCGGCTGGCGGCAGTGAGTTCCCACAGCGCCCGGTCCCAGTTCTGCGCCCGCAGAGGTTTGGTATAGCCCTCGATGATGTCTGAGGTGAGCCGGCCCGGATCATGCCAGGCCAGGTTCAGCAGTTCCATGCCGCTCTGACGGATGCGGCGCACCAGCAGAGGTCCTAGGTGGCGCGCCTGGGGCGTGCGGAGCAGAGGCAACAGCCAGGCCGGCGCTCCCCCACCGACGTACACGGCCGGGCTGACCAGCACCAGTGCCTGCACCCGTTCCGGATAGGTCAGCGCGAAATGGACGGCGACGGTGCCGCCGGCAGAATTGCCGACCAGCACAGCTCGCTCCACGCCCAGGGCATCCATCAGCGCACGGGTCAGCTCCACCTGCGCCTCCGGCGTGTAGGGATTGAAACTGCCCCATTCACTGCGCGGAGGGCGTTCTGTGAGGCCGAAGGCCGGCCGGTCAAAGGCGATGACCCGCCCCATAGACGCCAGGGGTGCCATTACCTCCCGCCAGGAGAACGTGCTGGCGCCGAAGCCGTGCAGGAGCAGGAA
The sequence above is drawn from the Anaerolineae bacterium genome and encodes:
- a CDS encoding purine-nucleoside phosphorylase — protein: MTEHFTYEDYQRAAGVIRERFPVPARVGLILGSGVNPLADDIAAQAVIPYAEIPHFPRPSIEGHMGRLVCGTLENVPILCLQGRAHYYEGVTMAQVAFPVRVLQLLGVDTLIVTNAAGGLNPDFRVGDLMVITDHIGFTNLTGLNPLRGPNDERLGPRFPDMTHAYDRELIRLALEAAQEAGVPLHKGVYVGLAGPSFETPAELRFLRSIGGDAVGMSTVPEVTVARHGGMRVLGISGISNLAIFDPDERREASHEEVLEAGRQIAPRLRAVIRGVLRRLYPS
- a CDS encoding alpha/beta hydrolase codes for the protein MRKPLLWAGAGIILLLLVGPFLVPVPPLPDTVPPEELADPDSRFIELHGIRVHYKEQGAGEPVFLLLHGFGASTFSWREVMAPLASMGRVIAFDRPAFGLTERPPRSEWGSFNPYTPEAQVELTRALMDALGVERAVLVGNSAGGTVAVHFALTYPERVQALVLVSPAVYVGGGAPAWLLPLLRTPQARHLGPLLVRRIRQSGMELLNLAWHDPGRLTSDIIEGYTKPLRAQNWDRALWELTAASRPLHLERRLHELTMPALVITGDDDRVVPTEQSIRLAGELPHAELVVIPNCGHVAQEECPAAFLEAVQAFVQRLGTR